One part of the Desulfovibrio sp. TomC genome encodes these proteins:
- a CDS encoding 2-oxoacid:ferredoxin oxidoreductase subunit beta, which yields MSAATPYGEFETAWCPGCGNFSIRKAVVAALTELKLPPHKVVFSSGIGQAAKAPHYIRVNVFNGLHGRSLPAATGIKLANPDLTVFAESGDGCSYGEGGNHFLAAIRRNIDLTYIVHDNLIYGLTKGQASPTTPLGQKTKTQPHGAPSQPFNPLAVAVTMGAGFVARGFAGDIEHLAGLIAAAVSHPGFALIDVLQPCVSFNKVNTYAWYKERCYRLGNDHDPADRRAALEKALEWGEKIPIGILWKSDRPPFGPTPKAPLATAEPNMAVLRDILESYA from the coding sequence ATGAGCGCGGCAACGCCGTATGGCGAGTTCGAAACGGCCTGGTGTCCCGGCTGCGGCAATTTCTCCATCCGAAAGGCCGTGGTTGCGGCCCTGACCGAACTCAAACTGCCGCCGCACAAGGTGGTCTTTTCCAGCGGCATCGGTCAGGCGGCCAAGGCCCCGCATTATATCCGGGTCAATGTCTTCAATGGTCTGCACGGCCGGTCCCTGCCGGCCGCCACCGGCATCAAGCTCGCCAATCCCGATTTGACCGTCTTTGCCGAATCCGGCGACGGCTGCTCTTACGGCGAAGGCGGCAACCACTTCCTGGCCGCCATCCGCCGCAATATCGACTTGACCTACATCGTCCACGACAACCTGATCTACGGTCTGACCAAAGGCCAAGCCAGCCCGACTACGCCCCTGGGCCAGAAAACCAAGACCCAGCCCCACGGCGCGCCCTCCCAGCCGTTTAACCCCCTGGCCGTGGCCGTGACCATGGGCGCGGGCTTCGTGGCCCGGGGCTTTGCCGGCGATATCGAACATCTGGCCGGATTGATCGCGGCCGCTGTCAGCCACCCCGGATTTGCGCTCATCGATGTGCTCCAGCCCTGCGTCTCCTTTAACAAGGTCAATACGTATGCCTGGTACAAGGAACGCTGCTACCGCCTCGGCAATGACCATGACCCCGCCGACCGCCGCGCCGCCCTGGAAAAGGCCCTGGAGTGGGGTGAAAAAATCCCCATAGGCATCCTCTGGAAAAGCGACCGGCCGCCCTTTGGCCCCACACCCAAGGCCCCCCTGGCCACAGCCGAGCCGAATATGGCAGTTTTAAGGGATATTTTGGAAAGTTATGCGTAG
- a CDS encoding SagB/ThcOx family dehydrogenase, with product MDGDLKFFLKDSIRKMVDFSQTAQNQGLPPPPLQKPYPADAALLALPRPGEWAGIGDVSVAEAIARRKSHRSFHRELLTLDELSFLLWATQGLRQAPGLAGGLRTVPSAGCRHAFETYLAIYRVRGLEPALYRYLPVEHALVETARIEHLDEEVALAAFNQGFVSRGAVTFFWTAVPERMEWRYAEASYKVMALDAGHVCQNLYLACEAIGAGTCAIAAYDQEACDTLLGLDGESEFTIYLAPVGKV from the coding sequence ATGGACGGAGACTTAAAGTTTTTCTTGAAAGACAGCATCCGCAAGATGGTGGACTTTTCTCAGACCGCCCAGAACCAGGGACTGCCGCCCCCGCCCTTGCAAAAGCCGTATCCGGCCGATGCGGCCTTGCTGGCCCTGCCCCGGCCCGGCGAGTGGGCCGGCATTGGCGACGTGTCGGTGGCCGAGGCCATTGCCCGGCGCAAATCCCATCGCAGTTTTCACCGGGAGCTTTTGACCCTGGACGAACTGTCTTTTCTCCTGTGGGCCACCCAGGGGCTGCGCCAGGCTCCGGGGCTGGCCGGCGGACTGCGCACCGTGCCCTCCGCCGGCTGCCGCCACGCCTTTGAGACTTATCTGGCCATCTACAGGGTGCGGGGGCTTGAGCCGGCCCTGTACCGCTACCTGCCGGTGGAGCACGCCCTGGTCGAAACCGCCCGCATCGAACATCTGGATGAGGAGGTGGCCCTGGCCGCCTTCAACCAGGGCTTTGTGTCCCGGGGCGCGGTCACGTTTTTTTGGACGGCCGTGCCCGAGCGCATGGAATGGCGTTACGCCGAGGCCTCCTACAAGGTCATGGCCCTGGACGCCGGTCATGTCTGCCAGAACCTCTATCTGGCCTGTGAGGCCATCGGGGCAGGGACCTGCGCCATCGCCGCTTATGACCAGGAAGCCTGCGATACGCTTCTGGGTCTGGATGGAGAGAGCGAATTCACCATCTATCTGGCTCCGGTGGGCAAGGTCTAA